From Tachypleus tridentatus isolate NWPU-2018 chromosome 8, ASM421037v1, whole genome shotgun sequence, a single genomic window includes:
- the LOC143222481 gene encoding transcription factor 12-like isoform X10 produces MEETEEQEGQWSFPTEGFDQPGSRYTTPKSGLYGDSYFMDGSHNLGDPWSTIPNLPSSSYSYTPSVTANGNSHLPSPPSAFNGIHLASDGLGYPGILPVDDPSVISQSLPPMSSFRGSTSHTPTETHSATLPDQLVAQPSSQTEDALGKALASIYSAEHTSSSFSSTPCTPVSSPPPLSGVSQWSRGNSSQNLTSSSYTDSTMHQLQGREEERLDDAIEVLLNSREQVETRGVMEERLDDAINILRNHAEGIGFHGMHPGGPLNNPVINLPATGGHSNGLIGPVGTHAYLGTASGLAPLEPHNPSPQSLTNTSLKTKNAVAHGTTQSPIPQHNVLPPDISSRVKVEKLKDRYKDPHSNLSSSSQGETKLRGMGGSDTTVTTSVTSSSHTKGTKRSHSRLCITSVKDTVMTEELDTNSDDDEPPEVKAEKEKERRQANNARERIRVKDINEAFKELGRMCMMHLKGDKAQTKLNILHQAVEVITALEQQVRERNLNPKAACLKRREEEKTCDESNMIAHSLPSQPDLDPLSHQ; encoded by the exons ATGGGTCTCACAACCTTGGTGATCCCTGGTCTACCATTCCCAACCTACCTTCATCCTCGTACTCTTATACACCCTCAGTGACAGCAAATGGCAACTCCCATCTTCCTTCACCACCTTCAGCCTTTAATGGTATCCATCTTGCATCAGATGGTCTG ggATATCCTGGTATTTTGCCTGTTGACGATCCTTCAGTTATTTCACAAAGTCTTCCGCCCATGTCCAGTTTTCGGGGTTCAACCAGTCACACCCCAACAGAAACACATTCAGCAACTTTACCAGATCAGTTAGTAGCACAACCATCAAGCCAAACAGAGGATGCACTTGGCAAAGCTTTGGCTTCA ATATATTCAGCAGAACATACTAGTAGCAGTTTCTCATCTACCCCATGTACACCCGTTAGTTCTCCACCACCACTCTCAG GTGTATCACAATGGTCTCGTGGAAACAGCTCTCAAAACCTTACTTCTTCATCGTATACAGATAGTACCATGCATCAACTG CAAGGTAGAGAAGAGGAAAGACTTGACGATGCCATTGAAGTTCTGTTAAACAGTAGGGAACAGGTTGAG acAAGGGGAGTCATGGAGGAGAGGTTAGATGATGCAATCAACATTCTAAGGAACCATGCAGAAGGCATTGGGTTTCATGGCATGCACCCTGGTGGCCCACTTAACAACCCAGTCATCAATCTTCCAGCAACTGGTGGACATTCCAATGGGCTAATTGGACCAGTTGGAACACATGCATATCTTGGGACAGCTTCAGGTCTTGCACCTCTTGAGCCCCATAAT CCCAGCCCTCAGTCCCTTACAAATACATCACTCAAAACCAAAAATGCTGTAGCACATGGCACAACCCAGTCTCCCATACCCCAGCACAATG TTCTTCCACCAGACATCAGTTCACGGGTCAAGGTTGAGAAACTCAAGGACAGATACAAAGATCCTCACTCAAATTTGAGTAGTTCATCACAGGGTGAAACTAAACTGAGAGGAATGGGAGGCTCAGATACAACTGTCACCACTTCAGTGACTTCATCATCTCATACGAAAGGAACAAAACGTTCTCACTCAAGGTTGTGTATCACGAGTGTGAAAGACACTGTGATGACAGAAGAGTTAGACAC GAATTCTGATGATGACGAACCTCCTGAAGTGAAAGctgaaaaagaaaaggaaagaagaCAGGCAAACAATGCAAGGGAAAG AATTCGAGTTAAAGATATTAATGAAGCCTTTAAGGAATTAGGTAGGATGTGCATGATGCACTTGAAGGGAGACAAGGCCCAGACCAAACTGAATATTCTCCACCAAGCTGTTGAAGTGATAACAGCACTAGAACAACAAGTTAGGG AACGAAACCTCAATCCAAAGGCAGCATGTTTAAAAAGGAGAGAAGAGGAAAAAACATGTGATGAGTCCAACATGATAGCACACAGCCTTCCATCCCAACCTGATCTTGACCCCCTCTCTCACCAGTGA
- the LOC143222481 gene encoding transcription factor 12-like isoform X11: MEETEEQEGQWSFPTEGFDQPGSRYTTPKSGLYGDSYFMDGSHNLGDPWSTIPNLPSSSYSYTPSVTANGNSHLPSPPSAFNGIHLASDGLGYPGILPVDDPSVISQSLPPMSSFRGSTSHTPTETHSATLPDQLVAQPSSQTEDALGKALASIYSAEHTSSSFSSTPCTPVSSPPPLSGVSQWSRGNSSQNLTSSSYTDSTMHQLTRGVMEERLDDAINILRNHAEGIGFHGMHPGGPLNNPVINLPATGGHSNGLIGPVGTHAYLGTASGLAPLEPHNPSPQSLTNTSLKTKNAVAHGTTQSPIPQHNVLPPDISSRVKVEKLKDRYKDPHSNLSSSSQGETKLRGMGGSDTTVTTSVTSSSHTKGTKRSHSRLCITSVKDTVMTEELDTNSDDDEPPEVKAEKEKERRQANNARERIRVKDINEAFKELGRMCMMHLKGDKAQTKLNILHQAVEVITALEQQVRERNLNPKAACLKRREEEKTCDESNMIAHSLPSQPDLDPLSHQ; the protein is encoded by the exons ATGGGTCTCACAACCTTGGTGATCCCTGGTCTACCATTCCCAACCTACCTTCATCCTCGTACTCTTATACACCCTCAGTGACAGCAAATGGCAACTCCCATCTTCCTTCACCACCTTCAGCCTTTAATGGTATCCATCTTGCATCAGATGGTCTG ggATATCCTGGTATTTTGCCTGTTGACGATCCTTCAGTTATTTCACAAAGTCTTCCGCCCATGTCCAGTTTTCGGGGTTCAACCAGTCACACCCCAACAGAAACACATTCAGCAACTTTACCAGATCAGTTAGTAGCACAACCATCAAGCCAAACAGAGGATGCACTTGGCAAAGCTTTGGCTTCA ATATATTCAGCAGAACATACTAGTAGCAGTTTCTCATCTACCCCATGTACACCCGTTAGTTCTCCACCACCACTCTCAG GTGTATCACAATGGTCTCGTGGAAACAGCTCTCAAAACCTTACTTCTTCATCGTATACAGATAGTACCATGCATCAACTG acAAGGGGAGTCATGGAGGAGAGGTTAGATGATGCAATCAACATTCTAAGGAACCATGCAGAAGGCATTGGGTTTCATGGCATGCACCCTGGTGGCCCACTTAACAACCCAGTCATCAATCTTCCAGCAACTGGTGGACATTCCAATGGGCTAATTGGACCAGTTGGAACACATGCATATCTTGGGACAGCTTCAGGTCTTGCACCTCTTGAGCCCCATAAT CCCAGCCCTCAGTCCCTTACAAATACATCACTCAAAACCAAAAATGCTGTAGCACATGGCACAACCCAGTCTCCCATACCCCAGCACAATG TTCTTCCACCAGACATCAGTTCACGGGTCAAGGTTGAGAAACTCAAGGACAGATACAAAGATCCTCACTCAAATTTGAGTAGTTCATCACAGGGTGAAACTAAACTGAGAGGAATGGGAGGCTCAGATACAACTGTCACCACTTCAGTGACTTCATCATCTCATACGAAAGGAACAAAACGTTCTCACTCAAGGTTGTGTATCACGAGTGTGAAAGACACTGTGATGACAGAAGAGTTAGACAC GAATTCTGATGATGACGAACCTCCTGAAGTGAAAGctgaaaaagaaaaggaaagaagaCAGGCAAACAATGCAAGGGAAAG AATTCGAGTTAAAGATATTAATGAAGCCTTTAAGGAATTAGGTAGGATGTGCATGATGCACTTGAAGGGAGACAAGGCCCAGACCAAACTGAATATTCTCCACCAAGCTGTTGAAGTGATAACAGCACTAGAACAACAAGTTAGGG AACGAAACCTCAATCCAAAGGCAGCATGTTTAAAAAGGAGAGAAGAGGAAAAAACATGTGATGAGTCCAACATGATAGCACACAGCCTTCCATCCCAACCTGATCTTGACCCCCTCTCTCACCAGTGA
- the LOC143222481 gene encoding transcription factor 12-like isoform X9, giving the protein MPPEGREDYNKTGFLSFPTEGFDQPGSRYTTPKSGLYGDSYFMDGSHNLGDPWSTIPNLPSSSYSYTPSVTANGNSHLPSPPSAFNGIHLASDGLGYPGILPVDDPSVISQSLPPMSSFRGSTSHTPTETHSATLPDQLVAQPSSQTEDALGKALASIYSAEHTSSSFSSTPCTPVSSPPPLSGVSQWSRGNSSQNLTSSSYTDSTMHQLQGREEERLDDAIEVLLNSREQVETRGVMEERLDDAINILRNHAEGIGFHGMHPGGPLNNPVINLPATGGHSNGLIGPVGTHAYLGTASGLAPLEPHNPSPQSLTNTSLKTKNAVAHGTTQSPIPQHNVLPPDISSRVKVEKLKDRYKDPHSNLSSSSQGETKLRGMGGSDTTVTTSVTSSSHTKGTKRSHSRLCITSVKDTVMTEELDTNSDDDEPPEVKAEKEKERRQANNARERIRVKDINEAFKELGRMCMMHLKGDKAQTKLNILHQAVEVITALEQQVRERNLNPKAACLKRREEEKTCDESNMIAHSLPSQPDLDPLSHQ; this is encoded by the exons ATGGGTCTCACAACCTTGGTGATCCCTGGTCTACCATTCCCAACCTACCTTCATCCTCGTACTCTTATACACCCTCAGTGACAGCAAATGGCAACTCCCATCTTCCTTCACCACCTTCAGCCTTTAATGGTATCCATCTTGCATCAGATGGTCTG ggATATCCTGGTATTTTGCCTGTTGACGATCCTTCAGTTATTTCACAAAGTCTTCCGCCCATGTCCAGTTTTCGGGGTTCAACCAGTCACACCCCAACAGAAACACATTCAGCAACTTTACCAGATCAGTTAGTAGCACAACCATCAAGCCAAACAGAGGATGCACTTGGCAAAGCTTTGGCTTCA ATATATTCAGCAGAACATACTAGTAGCAGTTTCTCATCTACCCCATGTACACCCGTTAGTTCTCCACCACCACTCTCAG GTGTATCACAATGGTCTCGTGGAAACAGCTCTCAAAACCTTACTTCTTCATCGTATACAGATAGTACCATGCATCAACTG CAAGGTAGAGAAGAGGAAAGACTTGACGATGCCATTGAAGTTCTGTTAAACAGTAGGGAACAGGTTGAG acAAGGGGAGTCATGGAGGAGAGGTTAGATGATGCAATCAACATTCTAAGGAACCATGCAGAAGGCATTGGGTTTCATGGCATGCACCCTGGTGGCCCACTTAACAACCCAGTCATCAATCTTCCAGCAACTGGTGGACATTCCAATGGGCTAATTGGACCAGTTGGAACACATGCATATCTTGGGACAGCTTCAGGTCTTGCACCTCTTGAGCCCCATAAT CCCAGCCCTCAGTCCCTTACAAATACATCACTCAAAACCAAAAATGCTGTAGCACATGGCACAACCCAGTCTCCCATACCCCAGCACAATG TTCTTCCACCAGACATCAGTTCACGGGTCAAGGTTGAGAAACTCAAGGACAGATACAAAGATCCTCACTCAAATTTGAGTAGTTCATCACAGGGTGAAACTAAACTGAGAGGAATGGGAGGCTCAGATACAACTGTCACCACTTCAGTGACTTCATCATCTCATACGAAAGGAACAAAACGTTCTCACTCAAGGTTGTGTATCACGAGTGTGAAAGACACTGTGATGACAGAAGAGTTAGACAC GAATTCTGATGATGACGAACCTCCTGAAGTGAAAGctgaaaaagaaaaggaaagaagaCAGGCAAACAATGCAAGGGAAAG AATTCGAGTTAAAGATATTAATGAAGCCTTTAAGGAATTAGGTAGGATGTGCATGATGCACTTGAAGGGAGACAAGGCCCAGACCAAACTGAATATTCTCCACCAAGCTGTTGAAGTGATAACAGCACTAGAACAACAAGTTAGGG AACGAAACCTCAATCCAAAGGCAGCATGTTTAAAAAGGAGAGAAGAGGAAAAAACATGTGATGAGTCCAACATGATAGCACACAGCCTTCCATCCCAACCTGATCTTGACCCCCTCTCTCACCAGTGA